The proteins below come from a single Rosa rugosa chromosome 2, drRosRugo1.1, whole genome shotgun sequence genomic window:
- the LOC133734818 gene encoding universal stress protein PHOS32-like, producing MNHPQPQDPADPQLPQIRIHHPNSPRHHSSPSGATPTPTAGARRKLGVAVDLSDESAYAVRWAVDHYIRPGDAVILLHVSPTSVLFGADWGSTDLSLAANDELVDPSHDVHNHHSKQNLEHDFDAFTAAKAGDLARPLKEAQIPYKIHIVKDHDMKERLCLEVERLGLSAVIMGSRGFGAVKRGSDGRLGSVSDYCVHHCVCPVVVVRYPEDKDDDNGGGAPAAAAVVAVKEEEAVIKPVPAEKEHLKDA from the exons ATGAATCACCCACAACCCCAAGACCCCGCCGACCCCCAACTCCCCCAAATCAGAATCCACCACCCCAACTCTCCCCGCCACCACTCCTCCCCCTCCGGCGCCACCCCCACCCCCACCGCCGGCGCCCGCCGCAAGCTCGGCGTCGCCGTCGACCTCTCCGACGAGAGCGCCTACGCCGTCCGCTGGGCCGTCGATCACTACATCCGCCCCGGCGACGCCGTCATCCTCCTCCACGTCAGCCCTACCTCCGTACTCTTCGGCGCCGATTGGGGCTCCACCGACCTCTCCCTCGCCGCCAACGACGAGCTTGTCGACCCCTCCCACGACGTCCACAACCACCACTCCAAGCAGAACCTCGAGCACGATTTCGATGCCTTCACCGCCGCCAAGGCCGGCGATCTCGCTCGCCCCTTGAAGGAGGCTCAGATTCCCTACAAGATCCACATCGTCAAGGACCACGATATGAAGGAGCGGCTGTGCCTGGAGGTCGAGAGGTTAGGGCTCAGTGCGGTCATCATGGGGAGCCGAGGCTTCGGGGCGGTGAAGCGTGGCAGTGATGGTAGGCTTGGCAGTGTGAGCGATTATTGTGTGCATCACTGTGTTTGTCCTGTTGTAGTTGTACGTTATCCTGAGGATAAGGATGATGACAATGGTGGCGGAGCTCCTGCCGCTGCGGCTGTGGTTGCCGTTAAGGAGGAAGAGGCTGTGATCAAGCCCGTCCCCGCCGAGAAAGAGCATCTTAAAG ATGCTTAG
- the LOC133731916 gene encoding tRNA (guanine(37)-N1)-methyltransferase 1, whose translation MVTKLFLLRPHSLPLFTLPSKFLFPKLPSLPKRFPILSLSFSTTSTHPQFPDPDLSYGPSLHKGTKPPTPISHFADQPIEQDEEENLTDEESFSRVFNIAALRVPAKDCFALESRLRGHLLNWPRVRNIGRVPGDEVEDDLAELLANNRNQSNEEEDQSSGVVSLNRRVYGKSDGDGEPLSAVLYREKLAKTFDSRGYVNFRNLAKMSRPNQKKRRVTEEDNGGEGRKRNRKGEFSVLEVVEDEEEEGEDLKGLLGDEFQGRKSWRGSTRLLLLDERYGDKGVEELPQAIQAVMKENTSKSMGPAIELVRCRLTLLYDYWQMNEILEALLPEGMIVPSAFETVGHIAHLNLRDEHLPYRKFIAKVILDKNKPKIQTVVNKIDAIQNDYRTMQLEVLAGNHSLVTKVVENGLRFQVDLATVYWNSRLATERQRLLNSFTRNDVVCDVFSGVGPIAISAAKIVKRVYANDLNPHAVEYLQRNSGINKLDRKIKVFNMDGRRFISAMFASDKAKSITQVVMNLPKDAAEYLDAFRGILRDRSKDEEFSLPMIHVYGFSKAEDPEFDFHQRIRIALSEVAVDVEMRRVRLVAPGKWMLCASFILPKSVAFSKPVDI comes from the exons ATGGTCACCAAGCTCTTCCTCCTCAGACCTCACTCTCTTCCCCTCTTCACTCTCCCCTCTAAATTCCTCTTCCCCAAACTACCCTCGCTCCCCAAAAGATTCCccatcctctccctctccttctccaccaccTCCACCCACCCCCAATTTCCAGACCCAGACCTCTCCTATGGACCCTCCCTCCACAAGGGCACCAAGCCCCCAACCCCCATTTCCCACTTCGCAGACCAGCCAATCGAACAAGACGAGGAGGAAAACCTAACCGACGAAGAAAGCTTCAGTAGGGTTTTCAACATCGCCGCCCTCCGAGTCCCCGCAAAAGACTGTTTTGCCCTCGAGAGCCGCCTCCGGGGACACCTGCTGAACTGGCCTCGCGTCCGCAACATCGGCCGAGTCCCCGGCGACGAAGTCGAAGACGACCTCGCCGAGCTCCTCGCTAATAATAGAAATCAAAGCAACGAAGAGGAAGACCAAAGCAGCGGCGTCGTTTCACTGAACCGCCGCGTGTACGGGAAATCCGACGGCGACGGCGAGCCGCTGAGTGCGGTGCTGTACAGAGAGAAGCTGGCGAAGACGTTCGACTCGCGCGGGTATGTGAATTTTCGGAACCTGGCGAAGATGTCGAGGCCGAACCAGAAGAAGAGGAGGGTTACGGAGGAAGATAACGGCGGTGAAGGGAGGAAGAGGAACCGGAAGGGTGAGTTTTCGGTGCTGGAGGTTGtggaggatgaagaagaagagggagaggACTTGAAGGGTTTGCTGGGGGATGAGTTTCAGGGGAGGAAGAGTTGGAGGGGTTCGACGCGGTTGTTGCTCTTGGATGAACGGTATGGGGATAAAGGCGTGGAGGAGTTGCCTCAGGCAATCCAG GCTGTGATGAAGGAAAATACCTCGAAAAGCATGGGGCCTGCTATTGAGCTTGTGAGATGCAGACTGACTCTTTTGTATGATTACTGGCAGATGAATGAG ATATTGGAGGCTTTGCTCCCCGAAGGTATGATTGTTCCTTCGGCCTTTGAAACAGTCGGCCATATTGCACACCTAAACCTGAGAGATGAACATTTACCTTACAGAAAGTTTATAGCTAAG GTGATTCTTGATAAAAATAAGCCAAAGATTCAGACAGTTGTAAATAAAATCGATGCCATTCAAAATGACTATAGAACAATGCAGCTTGAAGTTTTAGCTGGGAATCATTCGCTTGTGACAAAAGTAGTTGAGAATGGTTTGCGATTTCAGGTTGACCTAGCAACAGT GTACTGGAATTCCAGACTTGCGACAGAAAGACAAAGGCTATTGAACAGCTTTACCCGCAATGATGTTGTGT GTGATGTTTTCTCTGGAGTTGGTCCAATAGCTATCTCTGCAGCAAAGATTGTAAAACGAGTTTATGCCAATGATTTGAATCCCCACGCTGTTGAATATCTGCAAAGAAATAGTGGCATCAACAAACTCGATAGAAAGATTAAG GTCTTTAATATGGATGGAAGGAGGTTCATTAGCGCCATGTTTGCAAGTGATAAAGCTAAATCCATTACACAAGTGGTGATGAATTTGCCAAAGGACGCTGCAGAGTATCTAG ATGCATTTCGGGGAATTTTAAGAGATAGATCCAAGGATGAAGAATTTAGCTTGCCAATGATCCATGTTTATGGATTCTCCAAAGCTGAAGATCCGGAGTTTGACTTCCATCAG AGAATAAGAATCGCACTGTCAGAAGTGGCAGTTGATGTAGAAATGCGTAGGGTTCGCCTTGTTGCACCAGGGAAATGGATGTTGTGTGCATCATTTATCCTCCCAAAGAGTGTAGCTTTTTCAAAACCAGTGGATATATAA